The sequence below is a genomic window from Cryobacterium arcticum.
GTGCCCCCGACCTCGTGCCGTTCTACTCCACCGGCGGCTGGCGGCAAGCCGTAGGGCTGACGACTCGAATGATCGACACCCGGATGCAACCGGAGACATTCACCGGCCCCGCGATGGTGCTTCCCGTGCGGGCGGCGTTCGCCGACTGGCCGACCGGGCAGACGATCATCCGGGACGGCCTCGAGGTCTGAAGCGTCCGGCGCCGAGTCGCCGCAAACGCCCCCTCCGGGAGCGCCGGAGGGGCACTTCGCAGCAAGTCGGCGCGGCATCCGTTTTCGAGTCGACGCAAATGACCCCTTCGGGGCTCCCCAGAGGGCGCTTTGGCGCGTGTCGGCGAGACCGCGGTCAGGCTCTACCGTGCGAGACCCGGGTGCGGCGCGACAGGGAGTCGACGATGACCGCGAGCAACAGCACGGCGCCGGTGATCATGTAGCGGATCGAGGAGTCCAGGTTGAGCAGGGTGAGCCCGCTGGAGATCGACTGGATGACCAGGATCCCCAAGAGGGCGGAGAACGCACTGCCCCGGCCGCCGAAGAGGCTGGCCCCGCCGATCACCGCCGCGGCGATGGCGTTGAGGTTGGTGTCGCCGCCGCCGGAGCCCTGGTTGGCCGCCGCCAGGCGCCCGGCGGCGAGCAGGCCGCCGAGGGCCGCGAAGGTGGAGCAGAGCATGAACACGCTCAGGTACACACCGGTGACGTTGATGCCCGACCGCCGGGCGGCTTCGACGTTGCCGCCGACCGCGTACACCGAACGGCCCCACTTGGTGCGGGTGAGGAAGAAGTTCATCACGACGACGAGCACCAGGAAGAGCAAGAACATGGCGCCGACCCCGCGGGTCTGGTTGAGATACCAGGTGGGCACCCCGAGCACCAGGAGCAGGAACACGCTCCGCACCGCGATGGAGGTGGCGGGCACGGCGGAGAGCCCTGCCGCGGCACGACGGTTGGCGGTGACGAAAAGCTGCGCCGCGTAGGCGAGCGCCGTGAGCACCACAAGCACATAGGACAGCCAGTCGGGCAGGAAAGACTGCTGGGCGAACTGCACGATCCAGGAGTCGAACGGGATGTTGATCGAGCCCGTCGAGCCGAGCACCCACAGTTGCAGACCCAGGAAACCGAGCAGCCCGGCGAGGGTGATGACGAAGCTCGGCACGCCGAACCGGGTGTATAGGAAGCCATAGAGCAGCCCGATGACCACACCGGTCAGCAGCGACGCCAACAGGGACACCGGCAGCGGCCAGCCGAGGTTGACGAAACTCACGGCGAGGATGGCGGCGGACAGGCCGCTGACCGATCCGACCGACAGGTCGATCTCGCCGAGGAGCAGCACCAGGACGATGCCGATGGAGATGGTGCCCACCGCCGCGCACTGCAGGGTGAGGTTGACCAGGTTGGTGCTGGAGAGGAAGTTGGGGTTGAGCAGCGAGAACGCCACCCAGATCACAATGAGGCCGATCACCACGGGTAGCGAGCCGATGTCGCCGGAGCGCACCCGCTTGCCGAAGGCCCGCAGGGTGCCGCCCAGGCCATGTGGCTGGATCAGTCGTTCGTCCTGCAGGTCGGCGGCCACGGCGGCCAGCCGCACGGTCTCGGTGGGCGGAGCCGTGTCTTCCGGGCCGGCCGGCGGCGGGGCCGAAGTTGGTGTCGTCATGGCCGTTCCTCCTCGGGGAGTTCGGTGTCGGTTTCGGTCCCCGCCGCGGCCACGGCAGCGGCGTCGGCAGAATCCACCCGCGCCTGGGCCCGCCTGGTGACGGCATTGTCGGTGGCGCCGGTGATCGCGGCAATGATGTCTTCGTAGGTGACGTCGGCCACCCTGAACTCGCCGTTGTTGCGGCCGAGGCGCAGCACCACGATGCGGTCGGCGACGGCCTGAACATCCGCCATGTTGTGGCTGATCAGGACCACGGCCAAGCCCCGTTCGCGGAGGCGTTCGATGAGGTTGAGCACCTCGGCGGTCTGGGCCACGCCCAAGGCCGCTGTGGGTTCGTCGAGGATGACGATGCGCGGATCGCCGATGAGCGACCGGGCGATGGCCACGGTCTGCCGCTGGCCGCCGGAGAGCGAGGCAACGGGGATGCGCACCGAGGGGATGCGGGCGGAGAGTTGACGGAGCAGGCCCCAGGAACGTTTCTCCATCTCGACCTCGTTGATGGTGCCGCGTCCCAGCTCGTGGCCGAGGAAGAGATTGGCGACAACGTCGAGGTTGTCGCAGAGCGCCAGGTCCTGGTAGACCGTGGCGATGCCCAGGTTGTTGGAGTCCGCCGGGTTGTTGATCGAGACGGTCTTGCCGCCGTGGCTGATGGTGCCGCCGTCTTGCGGGTGCACTCCGGCGAGGATCTTGATCAGGGTGGACTTGCCTGCACCGTTGTCACCGACGAGGGCGACCACCTCGCCCGCGTAGATGTCGAGGTCGATGTCGGTGAGCGCCTGCACGGCGCCGAAGTTCTTGTCGATCCCCCGCAGCGACAGGACAAGGTCGTCGGCGGGGGCCGCAGGGCTGGAAAGCACAGACATTGTGATTCCTCTGGGTTGGGAGGGGAGCCGGCCGGGACCCGAATCGTGGGTGCGGTATCCCGGCCGGCCGTTTCGATGCTGTTGAGTTGTGCGGTGGCTGCGCGCGGCTACTGGAGTCCGGCCGCTGCGCACGCGTCGGCGTACTCAGCCGTGCAGATCTCGTCGACGGTGTAGAAACCGTCATCGATCACGGTCTCCTGAATGTTGTCGACGGTGACGACCACCGGGGTCAGCAGCGTGGATGGGATGTCCTGGAAGGTCGTGTCCGGGCTCGGGGTGTCGCCCTGCGCCAACTGGTGGGCAACCTCGGCCGCCTTCTCGGCCTCGAGCTTGATGGCCTTGTAGACGGTCATGAACTGGTCACCGGCGACGATGCGCTGGATGGCAGCGAGCTCAGCGTCCTGCCCGGTCACGGGCGGGATCGGCTCGGTTCCGGCAGCCTTCACTGCGGCGATCGCACCGCCGGCCGTGCCGTCATTCGCCGCGTAGATACCCGACATCTCGGCGCCGAACTGGGTGATCTGGCCGGCCGCCCACTCCTGGGCCTTGTCCGGGCTCCAGTCCGGCGTGTCGTACTCCGCCAGGATCGGGATGCCGCTCGGATCGATCACTGAGTGCGCGCCCTTCTTGAACTCGGCCGCGTTGGCGTCGGTCGGCGATCCGTTGATCATGATCAGGCCGGACGTCGTGTTGTCCTGCTTGAGCCTGTCGACGAGCGCGGTGCCCTGCAGCACGCCCACCTGTTCGTTGTCGAACGAGATGTAGTAGTCGACCTTGTCGCTCTTGATGAGCCGGTCGTAGGAGATCACCGGGACGTCCTGTGCCGCAGCGGATTCGGCGATGCTCGCCGCTGCCGCCCCGTCAACCGGGTCGAGGACGAGGACCTTGACGCCCTCGGTCAACGCTGACTCCGCCTGCTGCTGCTGCTTGGCGGCATCCTGGTCGGCGTTGGCGTAGATCACCTCGTAGTTTCCGAGTGAGGTCAGCTTGTCTTCGAACAAGGGCCGGTCGAAGCTCTCGTAGCGGGTGGTCTTGGATTCAGGGAGGAGCAGGCCGATCTTGATCGTCTCGCCGGAGCTGCCCCCGTCGGAGCTGGAGGAGCTGGATCCGTTGGACGTGCATGCGGTCAAAACGCCCGTGGTTGCGATCACTGTGATCGCCAGGAGCGCGAACCTCTTCCTGGGTTTTCTCATGATATGCCTCCTACTGTGACCACCCTCGTTGGCGGTGTAACGAGCATGGCCCCGGTCCCAAATGCCGTCAAGGCTTGAACTCAAGAGGCCAGGCCGCCCCTGTCCACGGTGATTTCAGCGGTTTCCCCAGGCCCGAACGGGCCGATTCCGGGCAGGATGTCGGGGGTCGGGCCCGCCGGCAGGGTGCGGCGCAGCTCCCCCGGCCGGCCGGCCGTGATCTCCGCCCGGTCGATGGCGAACAGCACCGCGCCGAGCACCTCTGCGCGCTCCCCCAACTCGCCCTTGACCACCTCGGGCACGCCAGCCTGGGTGGCAAGGGTGGAGCGCTCCAACGCGTGCCGCAATGGGCTGAGGAGCAGTTCGCCGGCTTCGGCCAGCTCGCCGCCCACCACGATGCGGTGCGGGTCGACGAGGTTGCTCAGGCCCGCCAGCGCGATGCCAAGGTGCCGGCCCGCGTCGGCGATCACCCGTCGGGCGCGGGCCTCGCCGGCCTCGGCGCGCAGCAGGATGTCGCGCAATCTCACCTCGCCGTGCGCGGCCGGAAACCGGGCCGCGAGCGCGGATGCCCCCACCAGGGTCTCCAGGCAGCCGCGGTTGCCGCAGCGGCACACGAGCCCCTGCTCGTCGAGGGTGAGATGCCCGATCTCACCGGCCTTGCCGCTGCCGCCGCGGTACACCCGGCCGTCCACGATCAGCCCCGCTCCGACGCCGTGCGAGACGCGCAGATAGGCAGCCTGGCGGATGCCCCGCGCCGCTCCCATGCGGTACTCGCCGAGGGCGCCGAGGTTGGCTTCGTTGTCGACGAAGACCGGCCGGTGCAGCCGGGCCTCCAGCTCCTGCGCGACGGGAACACCGTCCCAGCCGCGGAGGAGCCCACGGGTGGCGATGATGCCGGTGCGCGGATCCACCGGCGCTGCCAGGCCCACTCCCACCGCGAGCACCTCGGTCAGCCCCGCGCCCACCGACTCGGCCATGTCCTGGATGAGCAGCATCACCCGGTCGAGTTCGCTGTCGGCGCGGTGGTCGCGGGCGAGCGGTAGCATCCGTTCGGCCAGCACCTGGTGCCCGGCGTCGGCCAGGGCCACCCGCAGCTGCCGGTTCGACACGTGCAGCCCCACCACCAGGCCCAGTTCACGGGCAAGCGTGACCCGCACCGCCCGGCGGCCGCTGCGTGAGGTGGGTGCGGTCTGCAGTACCCCGGCGGCGGCCTGCTCCTTGACGATGTTGGAGACCGTAGCCGGCGACAGCCCGGTCACGGCGGCCAGTTCGACCTGGGTGAGAGCGCCGTGGTGAGTGATCGCGTCGACGATGCGCGCGCGATTGGCCTCTCGCAGGGATGACTGCGACCCGGGATTGCCGCGGCTGCTCACAGGACACACGATACAACTGCCCCACCCGTCACATCCGGTTTCGCCCAGAACGGGGGTTCGCCCCCCCTCCGCAGGGTCACACCAGCGGTGCGGGTCTTGCTCCCAGATGAAGGACTGCGGCTGCCGCGACCACGGCCAGGAGGCCGCTGCCGAGCAGCGCGAACATCAGCCCCGGCGTCGCATACTCCAGCACGTTCAGCGCGATGAAGGCCGCGGCCACGAGCAGCACGAACACCAGCAGGCAACCCACGATGGCGCGCAGCCAGCCCCGGAGCGCCCGCTCGAGCCGCTGGCCCCTGGCGAGCGCCACCAGTCTCAGGCCGATGACGGCGATGGCCTCCCAGCAGGCGATGGCGAGCACGCCCCAGATCACTCCGGGCAGCGCGATCGGCGTCACAACGGGGAAGGTGGCGACCACCGTGGCCACGGCAGCCGGCAGCACCCACACTTGCACCAACACGGCCACACCGAGAACGGCGATGAGCAGCACCGTCAGCGCGGACCACATTCCTGAACGCATCCTGCCCCCCGGCACTCGTCTGGTTGTGACACTAGCCCAGCTGCGTGCCGCTCCCACCCTGTTTCTGTGAACTCGCTGGATCACGACCGGAAGTTCCACAGGTTCCGTGACAAATCGTCGATTCGACACCTCTTAGGGATATGGCGATCCGATCGCCCCGGCCGAGCCATTCCGGCCAGCCGGAACTCAACAAGATTTGAGGACACACCATGGCTAACGAAGACGTCCGCCCCACCGCCCCCACCGTTGCGAGCCCCGCCGGCGCGCGCGTGGATCGGCCGGAGTCCCGCACCGCGGCCTCCGTGAGCGGCGAAGCCCACGGCAAGAACACCATCTCCGACAACGTCGTGTCCAAGGTCGCCGGCATCGCTGCCCGTGAGGTCCCCGGCGTATTCGCGCTGGGCGGCGGAGCGTCCCGTGCCCTTGGCGCCATCCGCGGTGCGGTCGGCCAGGACGACCTGAGCCAGGGCATCAAGGTTGAAGTGGGCGAGACCCAGGCCGCCGTCGACATCACCATCGTGGTGGAGTACCCCGCGCCGATCCAGCAGGTGGCCGACGCCGTGCGCACCCAGGTCACCAACGCCATCACCAACCTGGTGGGCCTGGACGTCGTCGAGGTCAACGTGGCTGTCAACGACGTCCACCTGCCCACCGACGACCAGGACGAACAGGCTGAGGCTCGCGTCTCATGAGTGCATCAGTCACCGGCATCGCCGTCGGCGCCGTTCTCGCGTTCGCGATCCTCGTCTTCGGCTTCTGGGGATTCCTTCTCGTGGCCGTGTTCATGGCCATCGGCCTCCTGATCGGGCGGATCCTCGACGGAAAGCTCGACCCGCGCGGGCTCGCGAACGCGCTGAGTGGAAAACGAACCTCCTGATGTCCACGGTTACGGACGACCCCGCCGGCCGCGAGTCAACCCTCGCGGCCGACGGGGCAGGCTATCCCGGCCACATCACCGTGCGACAGCGAGCACTCACGACCGTGGCCAGAGCGGTGACGGCCGAGTCCCTCGGTGTCGATCCCGGTCAGGTATCGGTCACGCTGCGTGACGACTCAGGCCTCCTCGGCCTCGACGTCGTCACCCCGATCAGCATTCCCGACCTCGACACCGTGGGCGCCGGGTACGCGGGAACGACGCTGCTGCAACGGATCAGCGACGCACAAACCGTCATCCGATCGGGCACGACACGCATCACCGGGAATCAGGTCGGGCGGGTGGACATCCGCGTTCGCGGTGCCCACATAGAACAGGAACGAAGGGTGCCCAGATGAGCGCTCCATATGCTCGCATCGTGCGTCGCGAGACACACTCACCCCGCACGGCTACAACTATTCTGCTGGCGGTGCTGATCATCCTGGCATGTGCCTATGCCGGCACCGAGTTGATTCTGCGCATGCTGGGGCAACCGGCCCTTCTGGTGTCCCCAGCGGATGCATGGACCTGGTTGGCGACGTTGCCCACGTTGGAACCGCTGGCTGCCATCTCGGCCGGCGGCGCTCTCGTGGCGGTGGTCGGCCTCCTCCTGATTCTGCATGCCATCCGCTCGGGCAGGTTGGCCCGCCATGAGATGGTCCTCGGCGACCGAGCGGTGATCGTCGACAACGGGGTTCTCGCTTCGGCTATCGCCCGCCGCGTCGAGACCGTCGCTCGAGTGCCGCAGGGGCAGGCGGCGGTGTCGGTCTCGCACCGGCGCGCCATCGTGGAGGTCACCCCTACCTCGGGCATCCCGGTCGACGAGGAATCCGTGCGCCGGGCCGTCGCGGAAGAAATCGCCTCCTATGACGTGCGCCCGGCCCTGCGCCACACCGTGCACATCAAACAGACTGGAGCGATCGGCTCATGAACGACACCAACAGAGCCCTGAACCGGGTGTTCATCTTCGTGGTCGGCTTGATCCTGCTCGGCGTCGGCGCCGCCGTCGCAGCCCTACCGTTCTGGGACTGGTGGGCATCCCGCTGGCAAGAGTTCGGTAGGAGCGCCAACACGGTGCTGACCGACGCATTCGCCGCCAGCACCGTGCCGGGCACCGATTTCAGTTGGTGGCTGGTCGCGGCCGTCGCAGTCCTTCTCCTCGTCGTGATCGTCATGATCATGATCATCGCCAGTGTCGGCGGGGGCGGCAGCCGGGAGATCTATCGGCGACCGATCAGCAAGCAGGATGGCAGCTCTGACAACGTGCTGGTGGACACCTCGTTCGCCGCCGAAGCGCTCACACACTCCCTCGACAAGCGACCCGACCTGGTCGGCAGCACCGTCGGAGCCTTCATCGTGAAGCGCCAACCGGTGCTGCACGTCGGCGTCACCCCCCGGCAGGGCGCGTCGCCCCGGCTGATCGCTGAGCAGACCGGCATCCTGCTCGACAACCTCGCCCAGGTCGTGGGCGACGCCCCCGCCACGTGCCTGACCATCCATTCGGGCCTGCGTGCGAAGCTCGGCCACGACCAGCGCGTGCGCTGAGCGGTTCGATCCGGATGCGCGGACCTGCCTGATGACCCGCTGGACTCGGTCCCTCGGCCGTTCGCGGCCGCGGGGCGTGTGGTTCGCACTCGGCGCGGGAGTGCTGGGCTGCGTGCTTCTCTTCGGGCTCGTGCTCTTGCCACTCTTGGGGTTGATCGGCAGCAGCGCCGGGACGGCCTGGCTCGTGCCCGTCCCGTTCGGAATGATCGCCCTGGTGTGCACCGTCGGCTTCGCTCACCCTGGGCCTGCTCGCACTCATCACCCGGGTGCGCAGCGTGCCGCTTGCCTGGGTGCTCACAAGCGCGGCGCTGTTCTGCGTGCTGCTGACCAGCCTCTACCCGGCCGTGGCCGTGGCCCAGGCCGGGGTGGAGCAGGGCAGTCAGGTCATCCCGTGGATTCTGGGCTGGATCGACCGTGCCACCGGGGTCCTTTCCTAAGGGCCAGAAGCGTCGCTGGGTCGCGCGGCCCTCAGCGACCACTCCCGTGCACGACACGGCTGGCCTACCAGGCAACCGGCCCCTGATCGTCGGTGAAGGTCCCGGTGGGGCCGCCTGCCTCGATCGTGGCCATTCGCACCGCCGAAGCGGCACCCTCTGCGGGGGTTCGGATACCGCGATGGTTGTTCAGGTCGGTGGCAACGAAGCCGGGGCAGACGGCGTTGACCAGGATCCCCTCACTGACCAGGTCCCTGGCGTACATCATGGTCACCGCGGTCAGCGCGGTCTTGGACGGGACGTAGCCCAGCGCGATGGGATCGGTGTTGGCGAAGTCGGAGATCGATGCCAATGAGCCTGCGCTGCTGGACACATTGACGATTCGGGGAGTCGTCGAGAGCCGCAGCAAGGGCAGGAAGGCGCTCGTGACGGTGATGACCCCGAAGACGTTGGTCTCGAATACCGAGCGGACGTGGTTCACGTCGGCGAAGCGCGGCACCTGCCCGGCGAAGTCGGCCCCGGGCTGGTGGCTGATTCCGGCGTTGTTGACCAGAGCGTCCAGGCGACCGAACTTTCCGCGGATCGTCGCCGCCGCGGCCGCGACTGTTGCCGGGTCCGTGACGTCGAGGGCCACGGCCGTGACGTCTCCTCCGGTCAACCGCAGTTGTGCTGCGGTCGCTTCTCCGCGGTCCAGGCTGCGGGCGCCGATCACCACGGTGTGGCCGAGCGCGGCCAGTTGGGCGGTGATTTCGCGACCGATGCCTTTGTTGCCACCGGTGACCAGAACGATCATGGGGTTGTTCATGGGAACTCCTTTTTCGAGCCGTGAGTGGTCACGGCGGTGCTGTCACACCAGCATGCAAGCAGAAGTCCGGATTTTGAATCATGTTCCGTACTTTTTTTGTGTCGTATAGTACGGACATGGCAACGGATCGACTGTCCGAGGTTCTGGACCTCATCGAGGTACGAAGCGTGGTCTCCGGCGGCTCAGCGGTGCGCGGGCGCTGGCGGACGCACAGCTCCATCAGCGATGACCTGAAATTCATCGCGGTGGTCCGCGGCAGCGCATCATTGACCACCAACGGCGCCGACAGGGCAGAGCTCGTCGCCGGGGATGTCGCGATCCTGAACGGCCGCTCGTGGCTCACCCTGGAGGGAGGCGACAGAGAAGGCGAACCCGTCACAGTACTGCCACCATCCGCGGGCTCGACCATCAGCGATGCCGACGCCGCCGCAGACGACGTCGATATCCTCATCGGGGGCCGGGTCGAGCTGAACCCCACGGGCAAGGATCTGCTGCTGCGCGCACTCCCTGCCGTCGCCCACGTCGGGGCGACCAGCGCGGTGGGTGCGCACCTGCGCGGCCACGTGCAGCGCCTCTTCTCGGAAATCGTGGCCGGCAGGGTCGGCGCCGATTTCGCCATCCGCCAGTACGGACAGCTGCTGGTCCTCGATGTCGTGCGCGGCTTCATGCAAAACGCCGACATGCCCGCGGGGTGGCTGAAGGTACTCACCGATGAACGGCTCCGGCCTGCCCTGGACATGATCCATGAGCAACCGGCGCGGAGTTGGGGTCTTGAGGACCTCGCCCGCGCGTCATCGATGTCGCGCACCACGTTCGCAGAGCGCTTCCGGGCCGCGGCCGGCACCCCACCCCTGGCGTATCTCATCAGCTGGCGGATGCTCCTGGCCCAACGAGAGCTCCGCTCGGGAGACACCCGCGTGGGCGCACTCGCGCGCGAGCTCGGCTACTCCTCGGAGAGCGCCTTCAGCACAGCTTTCAAGCGGCATGTCGGCGAGGCTCCGCTGGCGTACCGCACCCGGATGAGCGCGGCCTCGGCACAACGGAAGGCCTGAGCGTCGAGTCCGAGGGGATGTTCCTGCGGATCTTCCAGAGCCTGCGCGACCAGAGGCTCATTCCGTAGCGAAGGCGGTGCGCCGACCGTAAAACGTCAGCAGGAGCGCTGCCGCCCCGAAGACGATCATCACGATCGGCAGGACCAGACCGTCCAGCACGGTCAGGAGACCCGCGCCGAGGATCCCGGCGACGAAGATCGCCACGTTGAACGCGACGGGCAGGAACGAGTTCGCGACATCCGACTCGTCGCCGCCGGCCCGGGTCAGGAAGGACTGAAGCTGCGCGGACGCGCCGCCGAAGGTGGCGCCCCACACGATGGTGGCGCCGATGATGGCCGGGGTCGACGTGTGGAAGACGAGAAGGATGACTGCCGCGGTCACGAACAGCATCAGGCTGCCGTGCAGCAGCGCCCGCGGGAAGCGGTCGAGAAGGGCTCCGGTGAGGACGATGCCCCCGATCGAGGCGATCCCGAAGAACAGGAGCTGGACATCGACGGTCAAGCTGCTGCCGGTGGTGCGCAGGTACGGCGAGATGTACGTGTAGATGGTGTTGTGGGCGAGCATCCACGCGAAGATGACGGCGAGGATGACGGCGATGCCCGGCAGGCGCAGCACCCGGAGCACCGGGAGCCGGGTACGGCCCGTCTGGCCGGGGGCGTTCGGGGCGACAAGTGCCAGGAGCGTGCCGGCGACGAGTGCCACCATGGTGAGGCCGGCGAAGGCCCATCGCCAATCGAACGTCGTACCGAGCCACGACCCGAGAGGCGTGCCCAACGCGAAGCCGATGGGTGCCCCGGTCGACACGATCGCCAACGCCAGACCACCCCTGCGGGGCGGGCTGATCTTGAGTCCGTAGGCGGCGAGCATTCCCCAAAGGACCCCGGAGAAGGAGCCGGCGACGAAACGGGAGAGCAGCGCAAGGCCGACGTCTGTGGACATCGCGGTGACGCTGTTGGCGAGGATGAGCCCGGCGAGCGCGCTGAGAAGCAGGGGCTTCCGGCGCATCCGTCGGGTCAGGCTGATCGCGGGGATGGTGACGATCACGGTGCCCAGGGCGTAGGCGCTGACGAGGAGCCCGACGGCCCCCTCGCTGGTGTTCAGGCCGGCCGCGATGACGGGCAGCAGTCCGGCCGGCATCGTCTCCATGGCCACGAGCACGAACCCGATCGTCGCGAGGCCGATGAGGGTGACGAGTGGGAGCCGCTGCACGGTCTGGCGGCCGGCCGGTCCGACGGCAGGGATGGTGCTGATCACGGTGCTCCTTGGGCGGTGGGGGCTGGGGTACTGCTCCAGTCAAGGCGCCCGGCCCGTGGGGAGGGAGTCACTGTCGAAGGGTGTACCGAGAGAGCACCCCACTCGGCCCGGAAGGGACGTAACGTCGATGGCATGGACAATCAACCCGAGGTGCGCGAGTTCCTGATGTCACGGCGCGCGAAGCTCACCCCCGAGCTGGTCGGGCTCAGCTCCGGCCCCAACCGGCGCGTGGCTGGACTCCGCCGCAGCGAGGTGGCCACGCTGGCCGGTGTCAGCGTCGAGTACTACGCCAAGCTCGAGCGCGGCGCCATCGCCGGCGCATCCTCGTCGGTGCTTGACGCCATCGCCCGCGCGCTGCAGCTCGACGACACCGAACGGACCCACCTGTTCGACCTGGCCCGCGCGGCCGACGGCATCCCCCTCTCCGGACGCCCGCGCCGCCGCACGGCCAAGAGCGCCGTGACCCGGCCGAGCCTGCAGTGGGCGCTCGACACCCTCACCGGGGCCATCGCGGTGGTCCTGGACCAGCACCAGAACATCCTGGCGACCAACGAACTCGGCCGCGCGTTCTACTCCCCCGTCATCGGCGACGGCGGACGCGTTCCGAACCTCGCCCGGTTCCAGTTCCTGGACCCGGCCTCCCGCGACTTCTACCCAGACTGGGACCGCTTCGCCGGGATGTGTGTTGCGATCATGCGCACCCGGGCCGGACGCGACCCCAACGACAAGGGACTGCAGGACCTTGTCGGCGAGCTGTCCACTCGCAGCGATACCTTCCGGCAGCTGTGGGGCGCACACGATGTGCGCACCCACGGTGCCGGCACCAAACGCTTCAACCATCCCGTCGTCGGCGAGCTCACCCTCGCCTACGAAGAACTCGCGATCACCGCGGACCCCGGACTCGGCATGCTGATCTACACCGCCGAGCCCGGCTCCCCCAGCGCCGAACGACTGCAGCTTCTGGCCAGCTGGGCCGCCAGCAGCGCCGTCGTCGAGTCGTAGAACCGGCAGCAGTCAGGGCCGCAGGAGCGCCTCCACCTGGTCGACGACCAGATCTGGGCGGGTGATGAACGGATGGTGGCCCGTCGGGATCTCGACGGAGCGGGTGGCGCGAGCCGCATGGAAGCGCTGCAACTCGACCGAGGTGCTGCGGTCCTGTCCGCAGACGAGGTAGGTCGAGTCGATCCCCTCCCAGCCTGCAACGGTGGTCGGCGTCATGAACGCACCGACGGCCTGCGCCGTCAGCCGCTGCCATGCCTGCTGCTGGATTTCGGCATCCGCATCCTGCAGGAACCGGGCGCCGAAGGAGCTCACGTCGTAACCCGTCAGGCTCAGGGTTCCGTCGTCGTGGGCTCCGATCGACACCGGGTCGCTCTCGCCGCTCAGGATCGCGCCCTGGGACTGACCGACCTCGGGGAGATAGGAGGACACGTAGAGCAGGTGCGCGACAGCCGGATGCCGGCCGGCCTCGGCGATGACGGTGCCCCCGTAGGAGTGTCCCACCACGATCGCCTCGTCCACATCGTCCAATTCACGACGCAACGCGGCAGCATCGGCGATCAAGCCACCCGCGACCTGCTCCGGCGTGGTCTCGCCGCACGACGGCAGCGCCAGCGCGCGGCTGCGGATGCCGGTGCGTTCCCGCAGCAGGTCGGCGCTCTGCTGCCACCACCACTGCCCGTCGCTCACTAGAGCGCCGTGGACGAAGATCAGTTCCATGTCTGTTCCTTCCAGTTGGGTGGCGCAGAGGTGGGGTCAGAGCGTGTCGACAGCCGCCCGTTCGACGGCGAGGCCCGCGGCGTACCGGTCGAGGTAGCTGGTGAAGCCGGCGACGTCGG
It includes:
- a CDS encoding sugar ABC transporter permease, whose product is MTTPTSAPPPAGPEDTAPPTETVRLAAVAADLQDERLIQPHGLGGTLRAFGKRVRSGDIGSLPVVIGLIVIWVAFSLLNPNFLSSTNLVNLTLQCAAVGTISIGIVLVLLLGEIDLSVGSVSGLSAAILAVSFVNLGWPLPVSLLASLLTGVVIGLLYGFLYTRFGVPSFVITLAGLLGFLGLQLWVLGSTGSINIPFDSWIVQFAQQSFLPDWLSYVLVVLTALAYAAQLFVTANRRAAAGLSAVPATSIAVRSVFLLLVLGVPTWYLNQTRGVGAMFLLFLVLVVVMNFFLTRTKWGRSVYAVGGNVEAARRSGINVTGVYLSVFMLCSTFAALGGLLAAGRLAAANQGSGGGDTNLNAIAAAVIGGASLFGGRGSAFSALLGILVIQSISSGLTLLNLDSSIRYMITGAVLLLAVIVDSLSRRTRVSHGRA
- a CDS encoding ATP-binding cassette domain-containing protein, translating into MSVLSSPAAPADDLVLSLRGIDKNFGAVQALTDIDLDIYAGEVVALVGDNGAGKSTLIKILAGVHPQDGGTISHGGKTVSINNPADSNNLGIATVYQDLALCDNLDVVANLFLGHELGRGTINEVEMEKRSWGLLRQLSARIPSVRIPVASLSGGQRQTVAIARSLIGDPRIVILDEPTAALGVAQTAEVLNLIERLRERGLAVVLISHNMADVQAVADRIVVLRLGRNNGEFRVADVTYEDIIAAITGATDNAVTRRAQARVDSADAAAVAAAGTETDTELPEEERP
- a CDS encoding sugar ABC transporter substrate-binding protein; translated protein: MRKPRKRFALLAITVIATTGVLTACTSNGSSSSSSDGGSSGETIKIGLLLPESKTTRYESFDRPLFEDKLTSLGNYEVIYANADQDAAKQQQQAESALTEGVKVLVLDPVDGAAAASIAESAAAQDVPVISYDRLIKSDKVDYYISFDNEQVGVLQGTALVDRLKQDNTTSGLIMINGSPTDANAAEFKKGAHSVIDPSGIPILAEYDTPDWSPDKAQEWAAGQITQFGAEMSGIYAANDGTAGGAIAAVKAAGTEPIPPVTGQDAELAAIQRIVAGDQFMTVYKAIKLEAEKAAEVAHQLAQGDTPSPDTTFQDIPSTLLTPVVVTVDNIQETVIDDGFYTVDEICTAEYADACAAAGLQ
- a CDS encoding ROK family transcriptional regulator, coding for MSSRGNPGSQSSLREANRARIVDAITHHGALTQVELAAVTGLSPATVSNIVKEQAAAGVLQTAPTSRSGRRAVRVTLARELGLVVGLHVSNRQLRVALADAGHQVLAERMLPLARDHRADSELDRVMLLIQDMAESVGAGLTEVLAVGVGLAAPVDPRTGIIATRGLLRGWDGVPVAQELEARLHRPVFVDNEANLGALGEYRMGAARGIRQAAYLRVSHGVGAGLIVDGRVYRGGSGKAGEIGHLTLDEQGLVCRCGNRGCLETLVGASALAARFPAAHGEVRLRDILLRAEAGEARARRVIADAGRHLGIALAGLSNLVDPHRIVVGGELAEAGELLLSPLRHALERSTLATQAGVPEVVKGELGERAEVLGAVLFAIDRAEITAGRPGELRRTLPAGPTPDILPGIGPFGPGETAEITVDRGGLAS
- a CDS encoding DUF2975 domain-containing protein, which produces MWSALTVLLIAVLGVAVLVQVWVLPAAVATVVATFPVVTPIALPGVIWGVLAIACWEAIAVIGLRLVALARGQRLERALRGWLRAIVGCLLVFVLLVAAAFIALNVLEYATPGLMFALLGSGLLAVVAAAAVLHLGARPAPLV
- a CDS encoding Asp23/Gls24 family envelope stress response protein, giving the protein MANEDVRPTAPTVASPAGARVDRPESRTAASVSGEAHGKNTISDNVVSKVAGIAAREVPGVFALGGGASRALGAIRGAVGQDDLSQGIKVEVGETQAAVDITIVVEYPAPIQQVADAVRTQVTNAITNLVGLDVVEVNVAVNDVHLPTDDQDEQAEARVS
- a CDS encoding DUF2273 domain-containing protein — protein: MSASVTGIAVGAVLAFAILVFGFWGFLLVAVFMAIGLLIGRILDGKLDPRGLANALSGKRTS
- a CDS encoding SDR family NAD(P)-dependent oxidoreductase; the protein is MNNPMIVLVTGGNKGIGREITAQLAALGHTVVIGARSLDRGEATAAQLRLTGGDVTAVALDVTDPATVAAAAATIRGKFGRLDALVNNAGISHQPGADFAGQVPRFADVNHVRSVFETNVFGVITVTSAFLPLLRLSTTPRIVNVSSSAGSLASISDFANTDPIALGYVPSKTALTAVTMMYARDLVSEGILVNAVCPGFVATDLNNHRGIRTPAEGAASAVRMATIEAGGPTGTFTDDQGPVAW